The proteins below come from a single Miscanthus floridulus cultivar M001 chromosome 1, ASM1932011v1, whole genome shotgun sequence genomic window:
- the LOC136453998 gene encoding uncharacterized protein, whose product MFAFTSLGAKIDMDINKGPGPYVFKINGQVHHRIRSLLPDEGKSPVYAQLYIYDTDNEVENRISIFDRDRDCEGENEIDRRIVEGLVRMFDVANELVKSFRAARDLLVQNNSCRQLRLRLLHDRSKAAPQYNAPTGSEIAALIVGDFSEEKKSPDIIIQDRGGGLRRISNLHSNYMALQYPVLFPYVLYTIEFQKHGLPHMHILLWLEDRVSDPLGYSLVDEFMVHGPCGELNKKCPCMKNNKCSKFFPKAYQQSTIVGEDGFVQYRRPESGSYVERYGVRLDSGWVVPYNLSLLKRFRAHINVEWCNKTHLIKYLFKYVTKGPDRARAVIESFDNDTHAGPSQQHPVGNDGTTQPQVDTQKKDDEIDEVREYIDCRYLSSHEAVWCMFEFDIHYRTPSVERLSVHLPFMNNLVYQANRPLADIVDDPRSLKTTLTEWKGLKVLIDDDIDSDCTVTQNIVYKEVLQALWSYSV is encoded by the exons ATGTTTGCTTTCACTTCACTTGGTGCTAAAATTGACATGGATATAAACAAGGGTCCTGGCCCGTATGTCTTTAAAATTAATGGACAGGTCCACCATCGAATTAGATCTTTACTACCAGATGAGGGTAAGTCTCCTGTATATGCACAACTTTATATTTATGACACTGATAATGAGGTTGAAAATCGAATATCAATTTTTGATAGGGATAGGGACTGTGAGGGTGAGAATGAAATTGATAGAAGAATTGTCGAGGGCTTAGTGAGGATGTTTGATGTAGCAAATGAGCTGGTGAAATCCTTTAGGGCAGCTAGGGACCTATTGGTCCAAAACAATAGTTGCCGCCAATTGCGTCTCAGGTTATTGCACGATAGATCGAAAGCTGCACCTCAGTACAATGCACCAACAGGATCCGAGATAGCTGCTTTGATAGTTGGTGACTTTTCGGAGGAGAAGAAGAGTCCTGATATAATAATTCAGGATAGAGGCGGTGGGCTTAGAAGGATTAGTAACCTTCATTCTAATTACATGGCTTTGCAGTACCCAGTTCTTTTCCCATATG TGCTCTACACTATTGAGTTCCAGAAGCATGGTCTACCTCACATGCATATTTTGCTTTGGCTTGAAG ATAGAGTTTCAGACCCTTTGGGTTATAGCCTTGTCGACGAATTCATGGTGCATGGTCCTTGTGGGGAGCTTAACAAAAAATGTCCATGCATGAAGAACAATAAGTGCTCGAAATTTTTCCCTAAAGCTTACCAGCAAAGCACAATTGTTGGTGAGGATGGGTTCGTGCAGTATAGGCGTCCTGAATCTGGTAGTTATGTCGAGCGGTACGGGGTTAGACTTGACAGTGGATGGGTTGTTCCTTACAACTTGTCTTTGTTAAAGAGATTTAGAGCCCACATAAATGTTGAATGGTGCAACAAGACACATCTAATCAAATATTTGTTTAAGTACGTCACAAAGGGTCCAGATCGTGCTAGAGCTGTAATTGAGAGCTTTGATAATGACACTCATGCTGGCCCCTCTCAACAGCACCCTGTAGGTAATGATGGCACCACTCAGCCACAGGTAGATACTCAGAAAAAAGATGACGAAATTGATGAAGTTAGGGAGTATATTGATTGTCGTTATTTATCCTCTCATGAGGCTGTCTGGTGTATGTTCGAGTTTGATATACATTATAGGACACCCTCAGTAGAGAGGTTATCTGTGCACCTGCCTTTCATGAACAACCTTGTGTACCAGGCTAACCGCCCCTTAGCTGATATTGTAGATGACCCTCGTTCCCTGAAAACAACATTGACTGAGTG